In one Acomys russatus chromosome X, mAcoRus1.1, whole genome shotgun sequence genomic region, the following are encoded:
- the Frmd7 gene encoding FERM domain-containing protein 7, giving the protein MLHLRVQFLDDSQKIFVVDQKSCGKALFNLSCSHLNLAEKEYFGLDFCSHSGNHVWLELLKPITKQVKNPKEIVFKFIVKFFPVDPGHLREELTRYLFTLQIKKDLALGRLPCSDNCAALMVSHILQSELGDFHEETIRKHLVQTQYLPSQACLESKIMHFHQQHIGRSPAESDILLLDIARKLDMYGIRPQPASDGEGMQIHLAVAHMGVLVLRGNTKINTFNWAKIRKLSFKRKHFLIKLHANILVLCKDTLEFTMASRDACKAFWKTCVEYHAFFRLSEEPKSKPKTLLCSKGSSFRYSGRTQRQLLEYGKKGRLKSLPFERKQYPSQYHERQCRSSPDILSDVSKQVEDLRLTYGSGYYRNVNGVHASEPTLDSSRRRNSAVEVTFAAELERSKPEADPTSLHPSQSSSSFTFIYADPVFTTDPDPIDFFEERSPLSSFQTNSNHISTSPCFPSKASPARQLAYTDVPYIPCTGQQVDITPPQVFFYVDKPPQVPRRSPVMAEQSMRPDIYVKPSAIKPAKRSPRNMRIKSLQQDLQELQEAMARTSGRSSIGVDLEEEDLHLDDAFAHNLQEQTPKRSQSQSDMKTMRFPFGSEFRPLGPCPALTRKTDLFTCTFEEQEFPAVLMDQSSAERYVASESSDSESEILKPDYYPLYGKGTKSPRARIRLSSGSLQLDEEEEDICFTTPGADDRTLLKPCNYFLA; this is encoded by the exons caAAAATCATGTGGAAAGGCGCTTTTTAACCTGAGCTGCAGCCATCTCAATCTTGCTGAAAAGGAATATTTTGGATTGGACTTTTGCAGCCATTCTGGAAATCAT GTTTGGTTGGAACTTCTGAAGCCCataacaaaacaagtaaaaa ATCCTAAGGAGATTGTTTTCAAATTTATCGTGAAATTTTTCCCAGTGGACCCTGGACATCTCCGGGAAGAACTCACAAG GTATCTTTTTACTCTTCAAATAAAGAAAGACCTGGCTTTGGGAAGACTTCCATGCAGTGACAACTGTGCAGCTTTAATGGTCTCGCACATCTTACAAT CAGAATTAGGAGACTTCCATGAAGAAACGATTAGGAAGCACCTGGTACAAACCCAGTACTTACCAAGCCAAGCCTGTTTAGAGAGCAAGATCATGCATTTTCATCAGCAGCACAT TGGCCGGAGCCCAGCTGAATCCGACATTCTGCTACTGGACATAGCAAGGAAGCTGGATATGTATGGCATCAGGCCTCAGCCCGCCAGTGATGGTGAAGGCATGCAGATTCACCTGGCTGTCGCTCACATGGGAGTACTGGTGCTCAGG GGAAATACAAAGATTAACACTTTCAACTGGGCTAAGATTCGCAAACTGAGTTttaagagaaagcattttctcaTCAAACTTCATGCTAATATTTTG GTGTTGTGCAAAGACACTTTGGAGTTCACCATGGCCAGCCGAGATGCGTGCAAGGCTTTCTGGAAGACTTGTGTGGAGTACCATGCTTTCTTTAGGCTTTCTGAAGAGCCCAAATCAAAGCCTAAAACACTACTCTGCAGCAAGGGTTCCAGTTTCCGCTACAG TGGAAGAACTCAAAGGCAACTTTTGGAATATGGGAAAAAGGGGAGGTTGAAGAGCCTGCCATTCGAAAG GAAACAGTATCCATCTCAGTATCATGAACGGCAGTGCAGGTCATCACCAGACATTCTCTCTGATGTGTCAAAACAA GTGGAAGATCTGAGACTTACATATGGCAGCGGATACTACCGAAATGTGAATGGAGTACATGCATCCGAGCCTACGCTGGACAGTAGTAGAAGGAGGAACTCTGCAGTTGAGGTGACATTTGCAGCTGAGCTGGAGCGTTCCAAACCAGAGGCAGATCCCACATCGCTTCATCCATCCCAAAGCAGTTCCTCTTTCACCTTTATTTATGCAGACCCTGTCTTTACCACGGACCCTGATCCCATAGATTTCTTTGAGGAACGGAGTCCTCTAAGCTCCTTCCAAACAAACTCTAATCACATCAGCACATCTCCTTGTTTCCCaagcaaagcaagtccagcaagGCAGCTAGCATACACCGATGTGCCCTATATTCCTTGTACTGGTCAGCAGGTTGATATTACGCCTCCCCAAGTCTTTTTTTATGTGGACAAGCCACCCCAGGTACCGAGGCGCTCTCCAGTCATGGCTGAGCAAAGCATGAGACCAGACATCTATGTAAAACCCAGTGCAATAAAGCCGGCCAAAAGGAGCCCAAGGAATATGAGGATAAAAAGCCTACAGCAAGACCTTCAAGAACTCCAAGAAGCCATGGCTAGAACTAGTGGTAGGAGTAGTATCGGTGTAGACCTGGAAGAGGAAGACCTGCATTTAGATGATGCATTTGCTCATAACCTCCAAGAGCAAACTCCTAAACGATCTCAGAGCCAATCAGACATGAAAACTATGCGTTTTCCTTTTGGGTCAGAATTTAGACCTTTAGGGCCTTGTCCTGCTCTGACTCGTAAAACAGATCTGTTTACATGTACATTTGAAGAGCAGGAGTTCCCAGCAGTTCTAATGGATCAAAGCTCAGCAGAAAGGTATGTAGCTAGTGAGTCCAGTGACTCAGAATCGGAAATTCTTAAACCAGACTACTACCCTTTGTATGGCAAAGGGACAAAGTCACCTAGGGCCCGAATCCGCTTGTCTTCTGGCAGTCTGCAGctagatgaagaggaggaagatatTTGTTTCACCACACCAGGTGCTGATGATAGGACTTTGCTAAAGCCGTGCAATTATTTCTTAGCGTAA